The nucleotide window AGAAAAATATCCAGATGGATTTTTCAGAGGTAAAAATTACGTCTTTGATCAACGCATTACCGTTGCGGCAAACAGTGACATCTTGGGATCTTGTCTTCATTGCAAAACTCCAAATGATGAATACTTCAATTGTTTGAATGCTTTATGCAACAAACATTTTATTTCATGTGCTTCATGCATTGATTCATTTCAAAAAACATGTAGCGCGCGATGCAAATTGATGCTTCATGAAAAAAAAGCGCCTGAAAGAATTCCTCTTCAAAAAATTTAGTAGATAACGAGTAAAGGATGATGTCATGGTTAATCAAATACCTCAAAGCCATACTTACGCCATAACCCCTCATATCAAAATTGAGCAAAACGTATCTCTTGCTGATAAAAACTGGTTTAAAACTGGCGGGCTTGCAAAGTTTTACTACGAACCAACTACTCCAGAGCAGTTTGCACAAGCTCTGGGATTTGCTCGTGACAACAAACTTGAAATTTTTGTACTGGGACAAGGTGCCAATATTTTAATCAGCGATGAAGGATTTGATGGCCTGGTAATCCGACCTCGACTTGTCGATATGTCAGCTCAACAGGTTGACGGCCACACAGCACTCGTTAAAGCTGGCGCAGGCACAACCTTTCATGATTTGATCGAATACTGCCTGAATAAAAATTTAACAAACCTAGAAGAATTTAGTGGCATTCCTGGAACTGTTGGCGGATCTGTTTATATTAACCTGCACTACTATGAGTTCTTGCTTGAACAATTTATCGTCAACGCACAGATCATTGCAAAAGAAACTGGCAAAATAATCACCGTAGATCCTGCATGGTTTAAATTTGGATACGATGCATCTAATCTTCAAAACAAAGATTATTATCTCGTCTCTGCCACGTTTCAATTAAAACTCGCTACTGATCTTGAAGTAGCCCGAGCACGAGGCCGTAGAGAAGAAATTATTCGACATAGAGAGCGTCGCTACCCTCAGACAAATACTTGTGGCAGCTTTTTTAG belongs to Candidatus Babeliales bacterium and includes:
- the murB gene encoding UDP-N-acetylmuramate dehydrogenase, which codes for MVNQIPQSHTYAITPHIKIEQNVSLADKNWFKTGGLAKFYYEPTTPEQFAQALGFARDNKLEIFVLGQGANILISDEGFDGLVIRPRLVDMSAQQVDGHTALVKAGAGTTFHDLIEYCLNKNLTNLEEFSGIPGTVGGSVYINLHYYEFLLEQFIVNAQIIAKETGKIITVDPAWFKFGYDASNLQNKDYYLVSATFQLKLATDLEVARARGRREEIIRHRERRYPQTNTCGSFFRNFLPNEVENTEKKLIYVAYYLDKIGVKGELTVGGATVSYQHANMLVTKPNATSSDIIKVAQIMQQKVFEQFGIKPQPECQLIGFKNNPL